From Psychrobacillus sp. FSL K6-2836, a single genomic window includes:
- a CDS encoding methyl-accepting chemotaxis protein: MKNTLTVHLGMIIVGIIASMLLITSVATYNTAYDELYKAAGIEAYGCANITTGLIQADDVKKIIAGDTSAIDKVGEQLNWTTAHKDIFETQYIIDLDGKLLAMDDKLKEDGFKAGDQFYIDKEATAMLVEMQHPTYSDAYEFAGLERLSGYAPIFEDHDPSKDIIAISVIDFDASIVTDRTWDVVSGGILISLIPLILASLVTLFLIRRKTKPLSALIAHAGEIANGNLAVKDTHFTSKDEVGDLSKTLNTLASNLREIIGTIQTTSVQLTNNVEHNSISLNEMKDAVHQVSTNMSETAASVSDGTITAERSSNILQSLAQDLQVSKDRADTTVINSKTTMHTAEEGLTRASEISRDMDKIKSASIETSETIGRLNEATTQIQQITSSISAIAAQTNLLALNASIEAARAGEHGKGFAVVAEEVRKLAEQSNTEVEQVETIIKDITESIKLVVDSTEESTKLIETGSSTVLQTSQSLSDISTAVAKTVEEISMISAMSTTEADNSKQVVLLINQLTESIREIEQVTTSISAATEQTTASIDEIANRSNETNDIAHQLNQIVGKFKL; the protein is encoded by the coding sequence ATGAAAAATACCTTAACAGTGCATTTAGGGATGATTATTGTTGGAATCATCGCTTCTATGCTGTTAATTACTTCGGTGGCTACATACAATACAGCTTATGATGAACTTTATAAGGCAGCGGGTATTGAAGCTTATGGGTGCGCAAATATTACTACCGGATTGATCCAAGCTGATGATGTTAAGAAAATCATTGCAGGAGATACGTCAGCAATCGATAAGGTTGGTGAGCAACTAAATTGGACTACCGCACACAAAGACATATTTGAAACGCAGTATATTATAGATTTAGATGGTAAATTACTCGCTATGGATGACAAGTTAAAGGAAGATGGCTTTAAAGCTGGAGATCAGTTTTATATAGATAAGGAAGCTACTGCTATGTTAGTAGAAATGCAACATCCTACCTATTCAGATGCTTATGAGTTTGCTGGCTTAGAAAGACTTTCTGGCTATGCACCTATTTTTGAAGATCATGATCCTTCTAAAGATATTATAGCTATTAGCGTCATTGATTTTGATGCATCTATCGTTACAGATCGCACCTGGGATGTTGTTAGTGGAGGAATACTTATTAGTCTAATTCCATTGATTTTGGCATCATTAGTTACGTTATTTTTAATAAGAAGAAAAACAAAGCCACTTTCAGCACTTATTGCACACGCTGGTGAAATTGCTAATGGTAATCTAGCTGTCAAGGATACGCATTTCACAAGTAAAGATGAGGTTGGAGATTTAAGTAAAACATTAAATACATTAGCGTCGAACCTACGAGAAATTATAGGAACGATTCAAACAACTTCCGTTCAATTAACTAATAATGTCGAGCACAATTCTATTTCACTAAACGAAATGAAAGACGCAGTGCACCAAGTATCAACTAATATGAGTGAAACTGCCGCATCAGTATCTGATGGAACGATAACAGCTGAGCGTTCCTCCAATATTTTGCAAAGCCTAGCACAAGATTTACAAGTTTCAAAAGACCGTGCAGATACAACTGTCATAAATTCCAAAACAACTATGCACACTGCCGAAGAAGGGTTGACTCGAGCAAGTGAAATTAGTCGTGACATGGATAAAATCAAATCTGCTTCCATTGAAACGAGTGAAACAATAGGACGACTCAATGAGGCAACTACACAAATCCAACAAATTACGAGCTCCATCTCAGCAATAGCTGCTCAAACTAATTTACTAGCACTTAACGCTTCAATTGAGGCAGCTCGCGCAGGTGAGCATGGAAAAGGATTTGCAGTAGTCGCGGAGGAAGTTAGAAAACTAGCCGAGCAGTCGAATACTGAAGTAGAGCAAGTAGAAACAATTATTAAAGACATTACGGAAAGCATTAAGCTAGTAGTAGATTCTACAGAAGAAAGTACGAAGTTAATCGAAACGGGCTCTTCGACTGTACTTCAAACATCTCAGTCATTAAGTGATATTTCTACAGCAGTTGCAAAAACAGTTGAAGAAATATCCATGATTTCAGCTATGTCAACTACAGAAGCAGATAATTCAAAACAAGTCGTATTGTTGATCAATCAGCTTACCGAATCAATAAGAGAGATTGAACAAGTTACTACATCTATTTCAGCAGCAACAGAACAAACGACAGCTTCGATCGATGAGATTGCAAACCGTTCAAACGAAACAAATGATATTGCACATCAATTAAATCAGATCGTAGGTAAATTTAAGCTTTAG
- a CDS encoding S-layer homology domain-containing protein, translating to MKKTTLRSLLLFIVLFLAIPFTQQSISAASLYKDIKNDFWAYPSIEWASKAGIMQGYPDGTFGPQKEITESQLVSVLSKFDTSYKAISPYVAKKNEDSASGYYRYFKSKNMPVNGYTNTKIRGKAVTRGQFARIIAAIDGYDLTETYAVQYLYTQNLSTGTNGKKTYEDFKPSRTLTRVDATVFLNRIAKRGTFSIKGLRGAPSGKDNVASELPTDFPDGGTIVFPTPSTEEPAKPPSSTHDARIASLDIESPTLIANGVDTSFITIILKDCYGNNISYEESIPFVITSKSGAVITNEKGGKVSGSPILYTDGADLTAEITAKKSTKTVVDTISFKVSDSRSNDLNMSCYRTPVNVNVTYVPQAELRLEHVVENNNKDGLVTIKATIVLPGGQVISDYKGKVVFNSSDLSFANKEVSFVNGVARTSVNSYAWGDSSWSARISVKDPRYSSELSSIVNKTHSHRIQIARPLTTDYSCPRNFEVGFIIDSSGSMKRSDPERLRVSKSQEFISALHASTNVGAHFNSKGHFLAKGTASYVGSTFVNVGQSGGTNIADGLDVAIDKFSNDSKPKIAILLTDGKSNTSKILSSLQKAKDKNIKIFTIGLGSVNQLNEPLLEQIANSTGGSYYHVEKNVDLSATYQSILDEVTCETHPPGCSNNNQGFISPTIQSTPSNFYMNTFIDMSCGDVERVIVRFSSLEGQIDYELIYRGQNYFALEKKLDEIIDLSLFSEGMFLSYDASGNLVGSKVVTIK from the coding sequence ATGAAAAAAACTACTTTACGGTCATTACTTCTATTTATTGTTTTGTTTCTAGCAATTCCATTTACACAACAAAGTATAAGTGCTGCTAGTCTATACAAAGATATCAAAAATGATTTTTGGGCATATCCATCGATTGAATGGGCAAGTAAAGCTGGCATAATGCAGGGCTATCCCGACGGAACTTTTGGTCCGCAGAAAGAAATCACAGAATCTCAGTTAGTTTCCGTATTATCCAAATTTGATACGTCTTATAAGGCAATCTCCCCTTATGTGGCTAAGAAAAATGAAGATAGTGCATCTGGATATTATCGATATTTCAAAAGTAAAAATATGCCAGTAAATGGGTATACTAATACAAAAATTAGAGGAAAAGCAGTAACTAGAGGCCAATTTGCACGAATTATCGCTGCTATTGACGGTTATGACCTCACAGAAACCTATGCAGTCCAATATTTGTATACGCAAAATTTATCTACTGGAACGAATGGCAAAAAAACATATGAGGATTTTAAACCTTCGCGCACATTGACCCGTGTGGATGCAACTGTCTTTCTTAATAGAATTGCAAAACGAGGAACTTTCAGTATTAAAGGTCTACGTGGTGCCCCTTCTGGGAAGGACAATGTAGCAAGTGAATTACCTACTGATTTTCCAGATGGAGGAACGATTGTTTTTCCTACACCTAGTACCGAGGAGCCTGCAAAACCACCATCTTCCACTCATGATGCGCGTATTGCAAGTCTGGATATCGAATCCCCTACACTTATCGCAAACGGTGTAGATACGTCATTTATCACAATAATATTAAAGGACTGCTACGGAAATAATATTTCTTACGAAGAATCCATCCCATTTGTAATTACATCCAAGTCTGGAGCGGTTATTACCAATGAAAAAGGTGGAAAGGTTTCTGGTTCCCCTATTCTTTACACGGATGGAGCTGATTTAACTGCAGAGATTACAGCAAAAAAATCAACTAAAACTGTAGTTGACACAATTTCCTTTAAAGTTAGTGACAGCAGAAGCAATGATTTAAACATGTCCTGCTATAGAACACCAGTTAACGTAAATGTTACCTACGTACCACAAGCAGAATTACGTCTAGAGCATGTAGTTGAAAATAATAATAAAGATGGATTAGTAACTATAAAAGCCACTATTGTCCTTCCGGGTGGACAAGTAATTTCTGATTATAAAGGGAAAGTAGTTTTCAATTCATCAGACCTTTCTTTTGCAAATAAAGAAGTAAGCTTTGTGAATGGTGTTGCCCGTACTAGCGTCAATTCTTATGCCTGGGGTGATTCTTCCTGGAGTGCAAGGATTTCTGTGAAGGATCCAAGATACTCAAGCGAACTATCTTCTATTGTAAATAAGACGCATAGTCATCGGATTCAAATCGCTCGTCCACTTACAACAGACTATAGCTGTCCAAGGAATTTTGAGGTTGGATTTATTATAGATTCCTCGGGAAGTATGAAAAGAAGTGACCCTGAACGATTAAGAGTGTCTAAATCGCAAGAGTTCATTTCAGCACTTCATGCTTCTACAAATGTTGGTGCTCATTTTAATTCTAAAGGACATTTCTTAGCGAAGGGTACGGCTAGCTATGTTGGTTCTACCTTTGTAAATGTTGGTCAATCCGGTGGTACTAATATTGCAGATGGATTAGATGTAGCAATTGACAAGTTTTCAAATGATTCTAAACCAAAAATTGCTATTTTATTAACAGACGGAAAATCTAACACTAGTAAAATACTTTCATCACTTCAAAAAGCAAAAGATAAAAATATTAAGATATTCACTATTGGCCTTGGTTCTGTAAATCAATTAAATGAACCTTTGTTGGAACAAATTGCAAATAGTACGGGCGGAAGTTATTATCATGTAGAAAAAAATGTAGACCTATCCGCTACTTATCAATCTATTCTGGATGAAGTCACTTGTGAAACGCATCCACCTGGCTGCTCAAATAATAACCAAGGATTTATCTCGCCGACGATTCAGTCCACACCATCAAACTTTTATATGAATACATTTATTGATATGAGCTGTGGTGATGTGGAGAGAGTTATTGTACGATTCTCCTCTTTAGAAGGGCAAATTGATTATGAACTAATTTATCGGGGACAAAACTATTTTGCTCTTGAAAAAAAATTAGATGAAATTATTGATCTTTCCCTTTTCTCAGAAGGAATGTTTTTAAGCTATGATGCATCTGGCAATCTCGTTGGATCAAAAGTAGTAACAATTAAGTAA
- a CDS encoding HEAT repeat domain-containing protein, with product MGNKTIKNELPANYEELKKAANRTASWKARYDAVVELGMYNHNQVKDILRTRLANDPVYKVQEAAFQSLLDFGEEAQLPKRKKFELVKGANKVFVRVKKSLPKDHTFEEFLTKLKRMRIDVYDTYEGDKGDEFKTWLEKEWSNLK from the coding sequence ATGGGAAACAAAACTATAAAAAATGAATTACCAGCGAATTACGAGGAACTAAAGAAAGCTGCAAATCGTACTGCAAGCTGGAAAGCACGTTATGACGCAGTAGTTGAATTAGGAATGTACAATCATAATCAAGTGAAGGACATTTTAAGAACACGCCTTGCGAATGATCCGGTTTATAAAGTACAAGAGGCTGCTTTCCAAAGTTTATTAGATTTTGGGGAAGAAGCTCAGTTACCGAAGCGTAAAAAGTTTGAATTAGTAAAAGGAGCAAACAAAGTGTTTGTTCGTGTTAAGAAAAGCTTACCTAAGGATCATACTTTTGAAGAATTTTTAACAAAATTAAAAAGAATGCGCATCGACGTATATGATACGTATGAAGGTGACAAAGGCGACGAATTCAAAACTTGGCTAGAAAAAGAATGGTCTAACTTAAAATAA
- a CDS encoding C40 family peptidase, whose protein sequence is MTSLFKKIITIFSLTVVLAAGTFAGNTEAASTVASNEIVSSAKSLVGIKYRYGGTTKAGFDCSGYIGYVYKSKGIYLPRTAAGMYNSGKKVNKSNLAVGDLVFFNTSGKGVSHVGMYIGSGKFIHASTSKGIRVDKLNDPYYWGKKYVGAKRVATVTVAKK, encoded by the coding sequence TTGACTTCATTGTTTAAGAAAATCATCACTATCTTTAGTTTAACTGTAGTTTTAGCCGCGGGAACATTTGCAGGAAATACAGAAGCAGCAAGCACTGTAGCATCCAATGAAATAGTATCGAGTGCGAAAAGTTTAGTAGGAATTAAATATCGTTATGGTGGAACAACGAAGGCAGGTTTTGATTGTTCAGGTTATATCGGATACGTATATAAAAGTAAAGGAATTTATTTACCAAGAACTGCAGCAGGAATGTACAACTCTGGAAAAAAGGTAAATAAATCAAATTTAGCAGTGGGGGACTTAGTTTTCTTCAATACATCTGGTAAAGGCGTATCACATGTTGGAATGTACATAGGTAGCGGTAAATTCATCCATGCTTCAACATCTAAAGGTATTCGCGTAGATAAATTAAATGATCCTTATTACTGGGGTAAAAAATACGTTGGTGCTAAAAGAGTAGCGACGGTAACAGTAGCAAAAAAATAA
- the gdhA gene encoding NADP-specific glutamate dehydrogenase, with amino-acid sequence MEITTRTNIEHKSRANDYVHEVFELVKERNQGEKEFLQATREIFDSLRPVFLKHPEYIHNGILERITEPDRVITFRVAWEDDTGKVQVNRGFRVQFNNSLGPYKGGIRFHPTVNSSIMKFLAFEQTFKNALTGQPIGAGKGGSDFNPKGKSDREIMRFTQSFITELSKYIGPDMDVPAGDIGVGKREIGYMFGQYNRLKGGYEAGVFTGKDPNHGGSLGRKEATGYGTVYFVEEMLKTVNDSFKGKKVVVSGSGNVAIYAMEKAIELGAVVLACSDSSGYIYDPKGIDVETIKQLKEFDSKRIKEYTKNHPKAVYHEGCTDIWSVACDIALPCATQNEMEKDDAIMLIENGVRAIGEGANMPCTEDAILAFQASGVLFAPAKAANAGGVAVSAMEMSQNSMRLSWTVEEVDEKLKQVMKNIYISCYNAAESYGHPGNLVIGANIAGFLKVAEAMVAHGIH; translated from the coding sequence ATGGAAATAACAACAAGGACTAATATAGAACATAAAAGTAGAGCAAATGACTATGTCCACGAAGTATTCGAATTAGTAAAAGAAAGAAACCAAGGGGAAAAAGAATTTTTACAGGCAACACGTGAGATCTTTGATTCGCTACGACCTGTATTTCTAAAACATCCTGAATATATACATAATGGAATATTAGAACGCATAACGGAACCTGATCGAGTTATTACGTTTCGAGTTGCATGGGAAGACGATACTGGAAAGGTTCAGGTAAACCGTGGTTTTCGAGTACAGTTTAATAATAGCTTAGGACCTTATAAGGGTGGAATTCGTTTTCATCCGACGGTAAACAGTAGTATTATGAAATTTCTTGCCTTCGAGCAGACATTTAAAAATGCATTGACGGGACAGCCGATTGGCGCAGGTAAAGGTGGATCAGATTTTAATCCAAAAGGAAAGTCAGACCGTGAAATTATGCGATTTACACAAAGTTTTATCACCGAGTTAAGTAAATATATTGGGCCTGATATGGATGTTCCAGCTGGAGATATTGGAGTTGGAAAGAGAGAAATAGGTTATATGTTCGGCCAGTATAATCGTTTAAAAGGTGGCTATGAGGCTGGTGTGTTTACTGGAAAAGATCCAAATCATGGAGGGAGTCTCGGTCGTAAAGAGGCTACAGGTTACGGCACAGTCTATTTTGTTGAAGAAATGTTAAAGACAGTAAATGACAGCTTTAAAGGGAAAAAAGTAGTTGTCTCTGGATCCGGTAACGTTGCAATCTACGCTATGGAGAAGGCGATTGAGCTTGGTGCAGTGGTGCTGGCATGTAGTGACTCCTCTGGATACATTTATGATCCTAAGGGTATTGATGTAGAAACGATTAAACAGTTAAAAGAATTTGATAGTAAAAGAATTAAAGAATATACAAAGAATCATCCAAAAGCTGTCTATCATGAGGGCTGTACGGATATTTGGTCGGTGGCGTGTGACATTGCTTTACCTTGCGCCACTCAAAATGAAATGGAAAAAGACGATGCTATTATGTTAATTGAGAATGGGGTACGAGCAATAGGGGAAGGTGCTAATATGCCTTGCACAGAAGATGCCATTCTTGCCTTCCAAGCAAGCGGTGTATTATTTGCCCCAGCTAAAGCGGCAAACGCTGGTGGAGTAGCTGTTTCTGCAATGGAGATGTCACAAAATAGTATGCGCTTATCGTGGACGGTTGAAGAAGTAGATGAAAAGTTAAAGCAGGTTATGAAGAACATATACATTAGCTGCTATAATGCCGCAGAAAGCTACGGACATCCAGGTAATTTAGTGATAGGAGCAAATATAGCAGGATTCCTTAAAGTGGCAGAAGCAATGGTGGCACACGGAATTCATTAA
- a CDS encoding S-layer homology domain-containing protein, with protein sequence MVTTTYKFNLSNPNGDKLTRSMSYVSTLEAHLDKGQTTSNTSIKSYSEKVIINGDTYTLDDYQFSQASVIDNRPASDYYSGNVVGRKIYLKKAKGAKNTETITVFLNGRDVGYKNFWGATETQLLDFEINTSKGTAYVTSKVSDSKSRTLQYEPNTPSFSSFVGGHSVISSSNMISEYNYDIPFAKSYKDSKGVIHLNQVNVPKIDRLIVPKFRDLSNHWAKSDIEKLYSLGIFDEASQFFSPNTPMVRFQFTVGVLKAVNLRVFEEPQKKAASKKAIFADLDPKHPDYPYIESAVEKGIINGVNPNSFGTNQPIKRAQAVAILVRALGMEGRAPSPGFSTNYADDKIIPAYAKDSVYVATELGLINGDGKNRFNPNQPLTRAQSSAMISRFLTFLESDLKQNYRDDMLFFD encoded by the coding sequence TTGGTTACAACTACATACAAGTTCAATCTATCTAATCCCAATGGGGACAAACTAACTAGAAGCATGTCATACGTTTCGACATTAGAAGCACATTTAGATAAAGGACAAACTACCTCCAATACATCTATAAAAAGCTACTCAGAAAAAGTAATAATTAATGGAGATACTTATACGTTAGATGATTATCAATTCTCTCAAGCATCTGTAATTGATAATCGCCCAGCGAGTGATTACTATTCTGGGAATGTAGTAGGGAGAAAAATATATCTAAAAAAAGCTAAGGGAGCTAAAAACACAGAAACCATTACCGTGTTTCTGAACGGAAGAGATGTTGGCTATAAAAACTTCTGGGGAGCAACGGAGACACAGCTACTAGATTTTGAGATAAATACTAGTAAAGGCACTGCTTATGTAACAAGTAAGGTTTCTGATAGCAAATCACGAACACTTCAATATGAGCCTAATACCCCTTCCTTCTCAAGCTTTGTTGGAGGACATTCTGTTATTAGCTCCAGTAATATGATTTCTGAATACAATTATGATATTCCATTTGCAAAAAGTTACAAAGATTCCAAGGGTGTTATACATCTCAACCAAGTTAATGTCCCAAAAATCGATCGTCTAATTGTGCCGAAGTTTCGTGACTTATCCAATCATTGGGCTAAGAGTGATATAGAGAAGTTATATTCATTAGGTATTTTTGATGAAGCAAGTCAATTTTTCTCTCCCAATACTCCAATGGTGAGATTCCAATTTACAGTAGGCGTGTTAAAGGCTGTTAACTTACGGGTTTTTGAAGAACCTCAAAAGAAAGCAGCTTCGAAAAAGGCAATTTTCGCCGATCTTGATCCTAAACATCCTGATTATCCGTACATTGAAAGTGCTGTGGAAAAAGGAATCATTAATGGAGTTAATCCGAATTCGTTCGGGACTAATCAACCAATTAAACGAGCTCAAGCAGTAGCGATTCTTGTACGAGCTTTAGGTATGGAAGGACGTGCTCCTAGTCCAGGATTCTCTACTAACTACGCTGATGACAAGATTATACCTGCATATGCCAAAGATAGTGTGTATGTTGCAACAGAGCTAGGACTTATTAATGGAGATGGTAAAAACCGTTTCAATCCAAACCAACCTCTTACAAGGGCACAATCTTCGGCAATGATTTCTAGATTTTTAACTTTCTTAGAGTCTGATTTAAAACAAAATTATCGTGATGACATGCTCTTCTTTGACTGA
- a CDS encoding M20/M25/M40 family metallo-hydrolase, with amino-acid sequence MSKLWDTPERLRALLCELVSWDSITLTEGERAFAPKLVQKLRELSYFQDHPSLLQMHDAGLGRQVVTALYKHPEATETVVLISHFDTVQTEEYGVLEPLAYFPEELTKKLMENPEELPEGARTDLETGKYLFGRGTMDMKMGLALHMQLIEKASVEQWPINLILTTVPDEEVNSAGMRAAVTHLVRIREEFGLTYKLFLNSEPSFSQNPTDIAEYIYTGTIGKIMPAALFYGKETHVGEPMKGMTANYIASFLTQRMEWNDSFRETDLGESTPLPVSLQQKDLKLSYSTQTPYRAVALYNVFLLKRTASEVMNLFEQVAEEAMHELNENYSMICEREQVTGVGEVKVIRYEDLLAYANKKLGTDQVEQLKKQTLENEEWDDREKSLRIVDDLMIQCQELAPATVILFAPPFYPAVNTSNDPLIRDAVELMKQSGLTFNNKIDQIHYFNGICDLSYVNYEDEGKGWTAFENNTPVWGDTYNIPFEDMAKLKGPVLNVGPFGKDAHQKTERLHVDSAFVEMPVMLETLLKSLY; translated from the coding sequence ATGAGTAAATTATGGGATACACCTGAGAGACTACGTGCTTTGTTATGCGAATTGGTTAGCTGGGATAGTATTACATTAACTGAGGGGGAGCGAGCGTTTGCTCCTAAATTAGTGCAGAAGCTTAGAGAATTAAGTTATTTTCAAGATCATCCGAGTCTATTACAGATGCATGATGCAGGGCTTGGTAGACAAGTAGTGACTGCATTGTATAAACACCCGGAAGCGACAGAAACGGTTGTACTGATCAGTCATTTTGATACAGTTCAGACGGAGGAGTACGGTGTTTTGGAGCCGCTTGCTTATTTTCCAGAGGAGTTAACAAAAAAGTTAATGGAGAACCCCGAAGAATTGCCAGAAGGTGCTCGTACTGATTTGGAAACTGGTAAGTATTTGTTTGGCCGCGGAACAATGGATATGAAAATGGGGCTTGCGTTACATATGCAGCTGATAGAAAAAGCGAGTGTTGAGCAATGGCCGATCAATCTTATTTTGACAACTGTTCCGGATGAAGAAGTCAATTCAGCTGGTATGCGTGCTGCGGTCACTCACCTAGTGCGTATTCGTGAAGAGTTCGGATTAACTTATAAGCTATTTTTAAATAGCGAGCCATCATTTTCTCAAAACCCTACTGATATTGCAGAGTACATTTATACCGGTACAATCGGTAAAATCATGCCTGCAGCATTGTTTTACGGGAAGGAAACGCATGTGGGAGAACCTATGAAAGGCATGACAGCTAATTATATTGCATCCTTCTTAACGCAACGAATGGAATGGAATGACTCATTCCGTGAGACGGATCTAGGAGAAAGTACGCCTTTACCAGTTTCATTACAGCAAAAGGATTTGAAACTGTCTTATTCTACGCAAACACCGTATCGTGCTGTTGCCTTATATAATGTGTTTTTACTGAAGCGTACTGCTTCGGAAGTGATGAATTTGTTTGAGCAAGTTGCAGAAGAGGCAATGCATGAATTGAACGAAAATTATTCTATGATTTGTGAGCGTGAGCAGGTAACGGGCGTAGGGGAAGTAAAAGTTATCCGCTATGAAGACCTACTAGCATATGCAAATAAAAAACTAGGAACGGACCAAGTGGAACAACTTAAAAAACAAACACTAGAAAACGAAGAATGGGATGACCGAGAAAAGTCACTTCGTATTGTAGATGACCTAATGATTCAATGTCAGGAATTAGCACCAGCAACAGTTATCCTTTTCGCACCACCTTTCTACCCAGCAGTTAATACCTCCAATGATCCATTGATTAGAGATGCGGTGGAATTGATGAAGCAATCAGGATTAACGTTTAATAATAAAATTGATCAAATCCATTATTTCAATGGAATTTGCGATTTAAGTTATGTGAACTATGAAGATGAAGGTAAAGGTTGGACTGCTTTTGAAAATAATACGCCTGTATGGGGTGACACCTATAACATACCATTTGAAGATATGGCTAAACTTAAGGGACCAGTTCTGAACGTGGGACCATTCGGAAAGGATGCGCATCAAAAAACAGAGCGACTTCATGTAGATAGTGCATTTGTAGAGATGCCAGTAATGTTAGAGACATTGCTTAAGAGCCTGTATTAA